A stretch of Triticum aestivum cultivar Chinese Spring chromosome 1D, IWGSC CS RefSeq v2.1, whole genome shotgun sequence DNA encodes these proteins:
- the LOC123182473 gene encoding uncharacterized protein — translation MDGKNLGSGQLAQQAKPDALADDQGALKHTADSHTGNPTSVNGHNSVDMNMEAAISADDVMRAGGFGAKDDIGSLLPTAMDSTDFEASLQDARDYEGEKEKPSRPGLGYRASEADAASKPSDAPSQ, via the coding sequence ATGGATGGGAAGAACTTGGGCAGTGGGCAACTAGCTCAGCAAGCTAAGCCAGATGCCTTGGCGGACGATCAGGGGGCCCTGAAGCACACTGCAGATTCTCACACCGGAAATCCGACTTCAGTGAATGGTCACAATTCTGTAGATATGAACATGGAAGCTGCGATCTCAGCCGATGATGTCATGCGAGCCGGCGGCTTCGGCGCCAAAGACGACATCGGCAGCCTCCTACCGACGGCGATGGACTCCACCGACTTCGAGGCCTCGCTGCAGGACGCCCGCGACTATGAAGGCGAGAAGGAGAAGCCATCGCGGCCCGGGCTGGGTTACAGGGCATCCGAAGCTGACGCCGCAAGCAAGCCATCAGACGCGCCATCGCAGTGA